In Arcobacter ellisii, a genomic segment contains:
- a CDS encoding IS3 family transposase (programmed frameshift) — protein MGRREYSEEFRRDAVKQVVENGYGIVETAERLGVHHDSLRNWIRKYQSPEAEVETKKFQDTQAEIKRLQKELKRVTEERDILKKGRSVLCKQPKLKYAFIKVHEIQYTIRRMCTVLKVHPSGYYKWLKQPISNLEKENQELLIEIKKAYKESNGIYGYRNIHKDLKASNIHVNKKRVARLMKEAKLCGIGNYKRRPKYKAGSIHKAHPNHLKQCFISQTPNESWVSDITYIRTHEGWIYLAIILDLFSRKIIGWATSHRITTDLIIQALKNTKYRIPKDGVILHSDQGSQYSSYEYKTFLKHHNITPSMSRRGNCYDNAVAESFFKTLKKELVRKTIFRTREEARDKIFEYIEMFYNSKRRHSYLGFISPNEFEKRYNENVTQPEVLTD, from the exons ATGGGAAGAAGAGAATATAGTGAAGAGTTTAGAAGGGATGCTGTAAAACAAGTTGTTGAGAATGGATATGGGATTGTTGAAACAGCTGAGAGATTAGGTGTACATCATGATTCTTTGAGAAATTGGATAAGAAAGTACCAATCACCTGAAGCAGAAGTAGAAACAAAAAAGTTTCAAGATACACAAGCTGAAATAAAAAGATTACAAAAAGAGCTAAAAAGAGTTACAGAAGAACGAGATATATTAAAAAAGG GCCGCAGCGTACTTTGCAAGCAACCCAAATTAAAGTACGCATTTATTAAAGTGCATGAAATACAGTACACAATAAGAAGAATGTGTACTGTGTTAAAAGTTCATCCAAGTGGGTATTATAAATGGTTAAAACAACCTATTTCAAATCTTGAAAAAGAGAATCAAGAACTTCTTATTGAAATAAAAAAAGCATATAAAGAATCAAATGGAATTTATGGTTATAGAAATATTCATAAGGATTTGAAAGCTTCAAATATTCATGTAAATAAAAAAAGAGTTGCAAGATTAATGAAAGAAGCAAAACTTTGTGGAATAGGAAATTATAAAAGAAGACCTAAGTATAAAGCAGGTTCAATTCATAAAGCTCATCCAAATCATTTAAAACAATGTTTTATATCACAAACTCCAAATGAATCATGGGTAAGTGATATAACTTATATAAGAACTCATGAAGGATGGATATATCTTGCAATTATCTTAGATTTATTTTCAAGGAAAATTATAGGATGGGCAACAAGTCATAGAATTACAACAGATTTAATAATTCAAGCATTAAAAAATACTAAATATAGAATTCCAAAAGATGGAGTAATTTTACATTCAGATCAAGGGAGTCAATATAGCTCATATGAATATAAAACTTTTTTAAAACATCATAACATCACACCAAGTATGAGTAGAAGAGGAAATTGTTATGATAATGCAGTTGCAGAAAGTTTTTTTAAAACATTAAAAAAAGAGTTAGTAAGAAAAACCATTTTTAGAACAAGAGAAGAAGCAAGAGATAAAATATTTGAATATATTGAGATGTTTTATAATTCAAAAAGAAGACATAGTTATTTAGGTTTTATAAGTCCAAATGAATTTGAGAAAAGGTACAATGAAAATGTTACTCAACCTGAGGTGTTAACTGATTAA
- a CDS encoding FIST signal transduction protein, protein MKKGKFYFSLKDFLEDNENNTENIFILVAEYTNINLENLKHYNGEIFGGIVPFVIYNNEYYNKGLIVCSLEENSDFLLVEDLNYLDVNSTFFENRKSFLVLLDGLSQNITKFLENLFEVVCENAKVIGGGAGKMTFENDPVIFTKDKIYKNAAIIIATSMNLHSKISNGWEYLDGPFLTTNSEKNILKTLNYKNAFDVYKSIVEKNSGMIFSDDNFFDIAKSYPLGIVKLNNQTIVRDPIYIDKNNNIVLVGDIFQNSTINILKGDDKNLIKSSVNAVKELLEESNSCANEDVIIFNCISRSIFLGNNFPNELDEIKSHMKKDATLFGALTFGEICNDSDKYISFYNKSCVVGVLC, encoded by the coding sequence ATGAAAAAAGGTAAATTTTATTTTTCGTTAAAAGATTTTTTAGAAGATAACGAAAATAATACTGAAAATATTTTTATTTTAGTAGCTGAATATACTAATATTAATTTAGAAAATCTGAAACATTATAATGGTGAAATTTTTGGTGGAATAGTTCCTTTTGTAATTTATAATAATGAATATTACAATAAAGGGTTAATTGTTTGTTCTTTAGAAGAAAATTCTGATTTTCTTCTTGTTGAAGATTTAAATTATTTAGATGTTAATAGTACTTTTTTTGAAAACAGAAAATCATTTTTAGTATTACTTGATGGTTTAAGTCAAAATATTACTAAATTTTTAGAAAATTTATTTGAAGTGGTTTGTGAAAATGCAAAAGTTATAGGTGGAGGAGCAGGAAAAATGACTTTTGAAAATGATCCTGTAATTTTCACAAAGGATAAAATATATAAAAATGCAGCAATTATAATTGCAACATCTATGAATTTACATAGTAAAATAAGTAATGGATGGGAATATTTAGATGGACCATTTTTAACTACAAACTCTGAAAAAAATATATTAAAAACACTAAATTATAAGAACGCATTCGATGTTTATAAAAGTATAGTAGAAAAAAATTCTGGAATGATTTTTAGTGATGATAATTTTTTTGATATTGCAAAATCATACCCTTTGGGTATTGTTAAATTAAATAATCAAACGATAGTTAGAGATCCTATTTACATTGATAAAAATAACAATATAGTTTTAGTTGGTGATATTTTTCAGAATTCAACAATAAATATTTTAAAAGGAGATGATAAGAATTTAATTAAATCTTCAGTTAATGCTGTAAAAGAACTTTTAGAAGAGTCAAATTCATGTGCAAATGAAGATGTTATTATATTTAATTGTATATCTAGATCAATTTTTTTAGGGAATAATTTTCCTAATGAATTAGATGAAATAAAAAGTCACATGAAAAAAGATGCAACATTATTCGGTGCTCTAACTTTTGGCGAAATATGTAACGATTCAGATAAATATATTAGTTTTTATAATAAGTCATGCGTAGTAGGTGTACTTTGTTAA
- a CDS encoding Lin1244/Lin1753 domain-containing protein: MSANEKKETCYFSHDANAKDDFKIMLLIEELGLEGYGIFWILIETLREQQNYKYPLKLLSVLARKYNTTLVKLEVVVRNYYLFEIEDECFFFSKSLNRRMEVMHKAIEQRKIAGQISAIRRKKKLEEQLKQLQINMSDIDSSQRSLNECLTSAQQIKENKIKVNLNKVKKINSQEDETEKFDKLNQQLLEKQLSKDLEIEKLENLAQANAHTQVIEIEI; the protein is encoded by the coding sequence ATGAGTGCAAATGAGAAAAAAGAAACATGTTATTTTTCACATGATGCTAATGCAAAAGATGATTTTAAAATCATGCTTTTAATTGAAGAACTGGGATTAGAAGGCTATGGAATATTCTGGATTTTGATTGAAACTTTACGGGAGCAACAAAACTATAAATATCCACTCAAACTACTGTCAGTATTAGCTAGAAAATATAATACAACATTAGTAAAACTTGAAGTTGTTGTAAGAAATTATTATCTCTTTGAGATTGAGGATGAGTGCTTTTTCTTTTCAAAAAGTCTTAATAGAAGAATGGAGGTAATGCATAAAGCGATTGAGCAAAGAAAAATTGCAGGTCAAATAAGTGCAATTAGAAGAAAAAAGAAATTAGAAGAACAATTAAAACAACTACAAATAAATATGAGTGATATAGACTCAAGTCAACGGTCGTTGAACGAATGCTTAACGAGTGCTCAACAAATAAAAGAAAATAAAATAAAAGTAAATTTAAATAAAGTAAAAAAAATTAATTCTCAAGAAGATGAAACTGAAAAATTTGATAAATTGAATCAACAGCTTTTGGAAAAACAATTATCAAAAGATTTAGAGATTGAGAAGCTTGAAAATCTTGCTCAAGCAAATGCTCATACTCAAGTAATAGAGATAGAAATATAG
- a CDS encoding ATP-binding protein: MPNLLSNALKFTKEGKVEILSKEFDEYFEISIIDSGIGISKNNLNYIFDRFKQIDDSMGKKHQGTGLGLAISKQLSKMLNGYITVESEEGIGSTFKYIIYKKSNKNILENYNKTESDIKESVFLFDKIFLEKQIYLFHSNSIEQFNLTINLKKYGLKVIPILNEDKLKEKIDDIKNNNNLLILDSKIKNLQNIIDNEKIIKSNLIILEEGISIENLIENLKNIQFFKGELINGKI, encoded by the coding sequence ATTCCAAATCTTCTAAGTAATGCATTAAAATTTACAAAGGAAGGTAAGGTAGAAATATTATCAAAAGAATTTGATGAATATTTTGAAATAAGTATAATTGATTCAGGTATAGGAATATCTAAAAATAATTTAAATTATATTTTTGATAGATTTAAACAAATTGATGATTCAATGGGTAAAAAACATCAAGGTACAGGTCTTGGATTGGCTATTTCTAAACAATTGTCAAAAATGTTAAATGGATATATAACTGTAGAAAGTGAAGAAGGAATAGGTTCTACTTTTAAATATATAATTTATAAAAAATCTAATAAAAATATATTAGAAAATTATAATAAAACTGAAAGTGATATAAAAGAATCTGTTTTCTTATTTGATAAAATTTTTTTAGAAAAACAAATATATTTATTTCACTCAAATAGTATAGAACAATTTAATTTGACAATAAATCTAAAAAAATATGGATTAAAAGTAATACCTATTTTGAATGAAGATAAATTAAAAGAGAAAATTGATGATATTAAAAATAACAACAATTTACTTATTTTAGATTCAAAAATAAAAAATTTACAAAATATAATAGATAATGAAAAAATAATAAAATCAAATTTAATAATTTTAGAAGAAGGAATATCAATAGAAAATTTAATAGAAAATTTAAAAAACATTCAGTTTTTTAAAGGGGAGCTTATCAATGGGAAAATTTAA
- a CDS encoding hybrid sensor histidine kinase/response regulator translates to MGKFNVLIVDDIEENIYSLRLLIEDNFDLNIFTATNANDAMSILLNKRIDLILMDVQMPEVDGFEFTLYLKDLEIIKDIPIIFITGIYNNEEYKSKAYEIGGIEYITKPIDNNLLISKLKVYIDIYENLNNSKEDLVKTKNLLVHNSKMASLGEMIGIISHQLKQPLNVLSLYCDCVEYSYKEGEVDDIYVKEFSTNTKSQINYMNETINGFLDFYNPNKKKEVFNISEAINFALAILKSKIIVNNIKVNLELNEKLEIAGVKMELAQVVINIVNNSIDAFIERGIFEKDINIKLFANDSKVVLFIEDNAGGIENKNLEKILDPYYTTKVDGTGIGLYMVKLIVKNNFNGELKVMNSEKGLKFIILLDLYQKKN, encoded by the coding sequence ATGGGAAAATTTAATGTGTTAATAGTTGACGATATTGAAGAAAATATATATTCACTTAGGTTATTAATTGAAGATAATTTTGATTTAAATATTTTTACAGCAACAAATGCAAATGATGCTATGAGTATTTTACTTAATAAACGAATTGATTTAATTTTAATGGATGTTCAAATGCCAGAAGTTGATGGTTTTGAGTTTACACTATATTTAAAAGATTTAGAAATTATAAAAGATATTCCTATTATATTTATTACAGGAATATATAATAATGAAGAATATAAATCAAAAGCTTATGAAATAGGTGGTATTGAATACATTACTAAGCCTATTGATAATAATTTATTAATTTCTAAATTAAAAGTTTATATTGATATTTATGAAAATCTAAATAATTCAAAAGAGGATTTGGTTAAAACTAAAAATTTATTGGTTCATAATAGTAAAATGGCAAGTTTAGGGGAAATGATAGGAATAATTTCACATCAATTAAAACAGCCATTAAATGTATTATCTCTTTATTGTGATTGTGTAGAGTATTCTTATAAAGAAGGAGAAGTTGATGATATATATGTTAAGGAATTTTCTACAAATACAAAATCTCAAATTAATTATATGAATGAAACAATTAACGGATTTTTAGATTTTTATAATCCAAATAAGAAAAAAGAAGTTTTTAATATTTCAGAAGCAATAAATTTTGCTTTAGCCATCTTGAAAAGTAAAATTATTGTAAATAATATAAAAGTTAATTTAGAACTTAATGAAAAATTAGAAATAGCAGGTGTAAAAATGGAACTTGCACAAGTTGTTATAAATATTGTAAATAATTCAATAGATGCATTTATTGAAAGAGGTATTTTTGAAAAAGATATAAATATTAAATTATTTGCCAACGATTCAAAAGTAGTATTATTCATAGAAGATAATGCTGGTGGAATTGAAAATAAAAATTTAGAAAAAATTCTAGACCCTTATTATACAACAAAAGTTGATGGTACAGGAATTGGTTTATATATGGTTAAACTAATAGTAAAAAATAATTTTAATGGTGAATTAAAAGTAATGAATAGTGAAAAAGGTTTGAAGTTTATAATTTTATTGGATTTATATCAAAAGAAAAATTAA
- a CDS encoding sensor histidine kinase, translating into MLIEQLSIAYRCHCSIGNSVNLKEMIHEVLKTFVSESYAFYGHFCLLTEDMTFENFDSFGKIIDFDYKKYDDYKDQLSIINDEDLIILKINLDNGILFLASKNVDVDCSFFLLMFESLISKLNLSVNACLNYNKLEKVNHLLKKQKKELIKANKIKDDFLANMSHELKTPLNSISIISKVMANNKDNKLDDLSLKNIKIINKCSEDLTEIINDILDISKIEAGELTITKNNISLKNLIEELYDSFAPIAHNKNIGFINNFQINNDNIFTDEHRTKQIIKNWNDPEVVDTFLIS; encoded by the coding sequence TTGTTAATAGAACAATTATCAATCGCATATCGTTGTCATTGTTCAATAGGAAATAGTGTTAATCTAAAAGAGATGATTCATGAAGTTTTAAAAACTTTTGTAAGTGAATCATATGCCTTTTATGGACATTTTTGTTTACTTACAGAAGATATGACATTTGAAAATTTTGATAGTTTTGGAAAAATTATTGATTTTGATTATAAAAAATATGATGATTATAAAGATCAATTATCTATAATTAATGATGAAGATTTGATAATTTTAAAAATCAATTTAGATAATGGTATTTTATTTCTAGCTTCAAAAAATGTTGATGTTGATTGCTCTTTTTTTCTTCTTATGTTTGAAAGTTTAATCTCTAAATTAAATTTAAGTGTTAATGCCTGTTTAAATTATAATAAATTAGAAAAAGTAAATCATCTATTAAAAAAGCAAAAAAAAGAACTTATAAAAGCTAATAAAATAAAAGATGATTTTCTTGCAAATATGAGCCATGAATTAAAAACACCTCTAAACTCAATTAGTATAATTTCAAAAGTTATGGCAAATAATAAAGATAATAAATTAGACGATTTATCATTAAAGAATATAAAAATAATTAATAAATGTTCTGAAGATTTGACTGAAATAATAAATGATATATTAGATATTTCTAAAATAGAAGCAGGAGAATTAACAATTACTAAAAATAATATTTCTTTGAAAAATTTGATTGAAGAATTATATGATTCATTTGCGCCAATTGCTCATAATAAAAATATTGGATTTATCAATAATTTCCAAATTAATAATGATAATATCTTTACTGATGAACATAGAACAAAACAAATCATAAAAAATTGGAATGACCCCGAAGTAGTAGACACTTTTTTAATCAGTTAA
- a CDS encoding response regulator, with product MDNLKDFIKTLNVLYVEDETSAREISTKILKIFFNRVDAKGNGLEGYFAFKEKYLNNERYDLIISDINMPILDGMEMLEKIREMDTQVPVIFITARHESNILLRAIELQISDFIIKPLSIDTITTIINKASEKLFLINTLLKKNTELELYLKTIEQIAFIIKMDLDFNITYINQLFCNTIACEMSDVIGQNFNLLKSKISTSSVFDNLKENLLNGQIWEDTIKIEKDKNEFIYLKAKIIQILDTSNKNVQEYVFIAYTITDQENEKKELNKKMFQNIAHLKKESHNNLLENKKMEEEIKLLKNHIIQLEEQLINANKSKLSLLTQVEAYEISSLNQSSIKLELLRKKNEEIEQLRKTIQKFEVEKNLLIEKNNDQKHTLENKNNLIDIFQKNELKLNSKIKNLEDIISDLEKQQEKELKKGIFGSVRLSV from the coding sequence ATGGATAACTTAAAAGATTTTATAAAAACGTTAAATGTACTTTATGTAGAAGATGAAACAAGTGCTAGAGAGATTTCAACAAAAATATTAAAAATATTTTTTAATAGAGTTGATGCAAAAGGAAATGGATTAGAAGGATATTTTGCATTTAAAGAAAAATATCTTAACAATGAAAGATATGATTTGATTATAAGTGATATTAATATGCCCATATTAGATGGAATGGAGATGTTAGAAAAAATTAGAGAAATGGATACGCAAGTACCTGTAATTTTTATTACAGCAAGACATGAATCTAACATCTTATTAAGAGCAATTGAATTACAAATTTCAGATTTTATTATCAAACCTTTAAGCATTGATACTATAACTACTATTATAAATAAAGCATCAGAGAAACTATTTTTAATAAATACATTACTTAAAAAAAATACTGAACTAGAACTCTATCTTAAAACTATTGAACAAATCGCATTCATTATTAAAATGGATTTAGATTTCAATATTACTTATATAAATCAACTTTTTTGTAATACTATAGCTTGTGAAATGTCCGATGTGATTGGTCAAAATTTCAACTTATTAAAATCAAAAATATCTACTTCTTCTGTATTTGATAATTTAAAAGAAAACTTATTAAATGGTCAAATTTGGGAAGATACTATTAAAATAGAAAAAGATAAAAATGAATTTATTTATTTAAAAGCAAAGATTATACAAATATTGGATACTTCAAATAAAAATGTACAAGAGTATGTTTTTATTGCTTATACAATAACTGATCAAGAAAATGAAAAAAAAGAATTAAATAAAAAAATGTTTCAAAATATTGCCCATCTAAAAAAAGAATCCCACAATAATTTACTTGAAAATAAAAAAATGGAAGAGGAAATAAAATTACTTAAAAATCACATAATTCAATTAGAAGAACAGCTAATTAATGCAAATAAATCTAAATTGAGTTTATTAACTCAAGTGGAAGCATATGAAATAAGTAGTTTAAATCAATCTAGTATAAAATTAGAATTATTAAGAAAAAAGAATGAAGAGATTGAACAACTAAGAAAAACTATTCAAAAATTTGAAGTTGAAAAAAATTTATTAATTGAAAAAAACAATGATCAAAAACACACACTTGAGAATAAAAATAATCTTATAGATATATTTCAAAAAAATGAATTAAAATTAAATAGTAAGATCAAAAATTTAGAAGATATTATTAGTGACTTAGAAAAACAACAAGAGAAAGAACTTAAAAAAGGTATATTTGGTAGTGTAAGACTAAGTGTCTAA
- a CDS encoding metallophosphoesterase, with protein MEQIYIIGDVHGCYKSLLALIEQLPNKKNSKIVFVGDLIDRGSNSCEVVKFIMDNNYDCVKGNHEEMFLEYAPSKENEDLSDSKYWLLKCGGEQTLKSYTSKDEYYKQYDFIKTLPLCLEYKDYKTTDNRYLVVSHSAVGKVWDKRDSKDKFDIEDFENQLLYKRYKQFDNKDIFNVYGHTPRSEAKLTSFDANVDLGCVYKKEKVINPRLCALEFPSMKIYTQKNIE; from the coding sequence ATGGAACAAATATATATAATCGGTGATGTTCACGGTTGCTATAAATCACTACTTGCATTAATAGAACAACTTCCAAATAAAAAAAACTCTAAAATAGTTTTTGTTGGAGATTTAATTGATAGAGGTTCTAATTCTTGTGAAGTTGTAAAATTTATTATGGATAATAATTATGATTGTGTAAAAGGTAATCATGAAGAGATGTTTTTAGAATATGCCCCTTCAAAAGAGAATGAAGATTTGTCAGATTCAAAATATTGGCTTTTAAAATGTGGAGGTGAACAAACTTTGAAATCATACACCTCAAAAGATGAATATTATAAACAATATGATTTTATAAAAACTCTTCCTTTATGTCTTGAATATAAAGATTATAAAACTACTGATAATAGATATTTAGTTGTTTCTCACTCAGCTGTTGGAAAAGTATGGGATAAAAGAGATAGTAAAGATAAATTTGATATTGAAGATTTTGAAAATCAATTGCTCTATAAAAGATATAAACAATTTGATAATAAAGATATTTTTAATGTTTATGGACACACACCAAGAAGTGAAGCAAAATTAACTTCATTTGATGCAAATGTTGACTTAGGTTGCGTTTATAAAAAAGAAAAAGTAATAAACCCACGACTTTGTGCTTTAGAGTTTCCGTCTATGAAAATTTATACACAAAAAAATATAGAATAA
- a CDS encoding sensor histidine kinase: MSFKYRFILSFVVLEVFFILLIVSFNFNVISNSSKQLINEKIDLNISFLKNLIIIPLSIYDLATLDNITENTANLKYINSIIILDSKNNIVSSKFRFKYKSIEEILKIKSDENLSSDEDEYELRYEEFKEDDTYIGSMYVIFDHSKNRIFLNETKNNNILIILIEIFISSILAFIVGNKLNKKLIHLSEVAKNIGKNKEIKIPYLKLNDEIGILSKSLNQMQINLENRNKDLKNLTKDLVNQKFELIEIQKYKDLFFANMSHELKTPLNSINILSSIMMNNKKGNLDEIQIKNLTIINDCGKKLLDLINDIMDISRIEAGEVIINSRHFNFYESINKIYDMFLIQVEKKGLEFIFKNDSSIEFIRNDEKLIGQILINLLSNAIKFTNKGKIEFIINNKNEYIEFIVRDEGIGIENDKLEYIFERFKQIDGKLNRKYGGTGLGLAICKELTKILYGKISVKSELEKGSEFTVLIKKNLDGQDSILPQITKQVDKKNTFIKTEKFEEKKNKNIIILNNDPMYYFEIVLKLKKKFFLVKQITSFENLLLELENEKTSYDKIVIDLDFINEPNLKEFLKMKNNNLFIVTSDIHKLDEELKNIIQGIIEKTNKEKFLETLFLDT, encoded by the coding sequence ATGTCATTTAAATATAGATTCATATTATCTTTTGTAGTATTAGAAGTATTTTTTATTTTATTAATTGTTTCATTTAATTTTAATGTAATTAGCAATTCTTCTAAACAATTAATTAATGAAAAAATTGATTTAAATATATCTTTTCTAAAAAATCTAATAATTATACCTTTGAGCATTTATGATTTAGCAACATTAGATAATATCACTGAAAATACTGCAAATTTAAAATATATAAATTCAATAATTATACTAGATAGTAAAAATAATATTGTATCTTCTAAGTTTAGATTCAAATATAAAAGTATTGAAGAAATTTTAAAAATAAAATCTGATGAAAATTTATCATCAGATGAAGATGAATATGAATTAAGATATGAAGAATTTAAAGAAGATGATACTTACATTGGGTCTATGTATGTAATTTTTGATCATTCTAAAAATAGAATTTTTTTAAATGAAACAAAAAATAATAATATTTTAATTATATTGATAGAAATATTTATTTCAAGTATATTAGCTTTTATAGTAGGAAATAAATTAAATAAAAAACTTATACATTTATCTGAAGTAGCAAAAAATATTGGTAAAAATAAAGAAATAAAAATCCCTTATTTAAAATTAAATGATGAAATTGGTATTTTGTCAAAATCTTTAAATCAAATGCAAATAAATTTAGAAAATCGAAATAAAGATTTGAAAAATTTAACAAAAGATTTAGTTAATCAAAAATTTGAATTAATAGAAATTCAGAAATACAAAGATTTGTTTTTTGCTAATATGAGCCATGAATTAAAAACACCATTGAATTCTATAAATATTTTATCATCAATTATGATGAACAATAAAAAAGGAAATTTAGATGAAATTCAAATTAAAAATTTAACAATAATAAATGATTGTGGTAAAAAACTTTTAGATTTAATAAATGATATTATGGATATTTCTAGAATTGAAGCTGGTGAAGTTATTATTAATTCTAGGCATTTTAATTTTTATGAATCAATAAATAAAATATATGATATGTTTTTGATACAAGTAGAAAAAAAGGGATTAGAATTTATTTTCAAGAATGATTCTTCAATAGAATTTATTAGAAATGATGAAAAGTTAATTGGACAAATATTAATAAATCTTTTAAGTAATGCTATTAAATTTACTAATAAAGGAAAAATAGAATTTATTATTAATAATAAAAATGAATATATAGAGTTTATAGTAAGAGATGAAGGAATAGGAATTGAAAATGACAAATTAGAATATATATTTGAAAGATTTAAACAAATAGATGGAAAATTAAATAGAAAATATGGAGGAACAGGACTTGGATTAGCTATTTGTAAAGAATTGACAAAAATATTATATGGTAAAATTAGTGTTAAAAGTGAATTAGAAAAAGGAAGTGAATTTACTGTCCTAATCAAAAAGAACTTAGATGGACAAGATAGTATTCTACCCCAAATAACAAAACAAGTAGATAAAAAAAACACTTTTATAAAAACTGAAAAATTTGAGGAAAAAAAGAATAAAAATATTATCATATTAAATAATGATCCAATGTATTATTTTGAAATAGTACTCAAATTAAAAAAGAAATTTTTTCTAGTAAAACAAATAACTTCATTTGAGAATTTATTACTAGAACTTGAAAATGAAAAAACGAGTTATGATAAAATTGTTATTGACCTAGATTTCATTAATGAACCTAACCTAAAAGAGTTTTTGAAAATGAAAAATAATAATTTATTTATTGTTACAAGTGATATTCATAAACTTGATGAAGAGTTAAAAAATATTATTCAAGGAATAATAGAAAAAACTAACAAAGAGAAATTTTTAGAAACTCTTTTTTTAGACACTTAG
- a CDS encoding phosphate/phosphite/phosphonate ABC transporter substrate-binding protein, whose translation MFKRVLCFMFFTTVLFSQEIVLGVVPQQSPLELSKKWLKVTDYLDKKTGIHVVFKTEKSIDLFEEKLYNGQYDIAYMNPYHFIIANKRENYNAFVRSNENIVGIILGKKDKEFNVNNLKGTTFLFPAPNAFAATLLTKYELKEKYNFDISKETKVIYVNSHDSVYKGIARGVGDFGGGIKRTFDNFKDTEDKDKIDIVYKTNNYPSHPFASHPRVSKEIVEKISKAIIEMPDELKEILSIKDFILTSTIEYDVIKNLEINK comes from the coding sequence ATGTTTAAAAGAGTTTTATGTTTTATGTTTTTTACAACAGTATTATTTTCTCAAGAAATAGTACTAGGTGTAGTTCCTCAACAAAGTCCATTAGAATTATCAAAAAAATGGTTAAAAGTAACTGATTACTTGGATAAAAAAACAGGTATTCATGTTGTATTTAAAACAGAAAAATCAATAGATTTATTTGAAGAAAAACTTTATAATGGTCAATATGATATAGCTTATATGAATCCCTATCATTTTATTATTGCAAATAAAAGAGAAAATTATAATGCTTTTGTAAGATCCAATGAAAATATAGTTGGAATAATTTTAGGTAAAAAAGATAAAGAGTTTAATGTTAATAATTTAAAAGGTACTACATTTCTTTTTCCCGCACCAAATGCATTTGCTGCAACACTTTTGACAAAGTATGAATTAAAAGAAAAATACAATTTTGATATAAGTAAAGAAACAAAAGTAATTTATGTAAATTCTCATGATTCTGTTTACAAAGGAATTGCAAGAGGTGTTGGTGATTTTGGTGGTGGAATAAAAAGAACATTTGATAATTTTAAAGATACAGAAGATAAAGATAAAATAGATATTGTTTATAAAACTAACAATTATCCAAGTCATCCATTTGCAAGTCATCCAAGAGTTAGTAAAGAAATAGTTGAAAAAATTTCAAAAGCAATTATTGAGATGCCAGATGAACTAAAAGAAATATTAAGTATAAAAGATTTTATACTTACTAGTACAATTGAATATGATGTAATTAAAAATTTAGAAATTAATAAATAA
- a CDS encoding plasmid mobilization protein, with protein MKKQEKQLKTKVLKDKRIEIRVSEEFFQNLNSKIQDSGLKKAEYFRYILSQGKVVVKKDYNSLATQVRKCGVNINEIAYVLNVANLKNALNNYDYQALLVELKLIQNQLNRLGA; from the coding sequence ATGAAAAAGCAAGAAAAACAGCTTAAAACAAAAGTTCTAAAAGATAAAAGGATTGAAATAAGAGTAAGTGAAGAGTTTTTTCAAAATCTAAACTCAAAAATTCAAGATAGTGGTCTAAAAAAAGCAGAATACTTTAGATATATATTATCTCAAGGTAAAGTTGTTGTAAAAAAAGATTACAACAGCCTAGCCACACAAGTTCGAAAATGTGGAGTAAATATTAATGAGATAGCCTATGTCTTAAATGTTGCAAATTTAAAAAATGCTTTAAATAATTATGATTATCAGGCTTTATTAGTTGAGTTAAAACTAATTCAAAATCAACTAAATAGATTAGGAGCTTAA